A single window of Danaus plexippus chromosome 31, MEX_DaPlex, whole genome shotgun sequence DNA harbors:
- the LOC133319861 gene encoding uncharacterized protein LOC133319861 produces MSDKGYGDCTNRNVVKNPLLSTAVTGLSVEDLTHNAVLLPAVPSQELIARQDERNLFQNVTLGHSDHDITNFPSGDAAFASTQPRQLSNINQLEQQKQSQNANIKENYMTCKSKDSIKSDDDFDFNEYFVRLQGTRYVSAPINSNLKEDQNANLQVEENLEEINLNEPDKLVQEDIQNSLTADIAQNFSQLPSVLPQVASAVFSSFSNMLSLKNKDQISDDSKNCQHAQLQDMTVSAPGPGPSAPSAPPLTEPPVSSNTSNYRITTKKKVYAQIPGIISSDNNVHTFSMPSVGQTTNYFTPDMSIKDGKEGDVAEEEVVDRKEEMKAYDMFNENALQTEQFSHSMNSDQRQEGINMNVFHNMPIQQRETLNIKENMYNKSHTETATSDTEALGHTEEINIQENLQDTINNSFNKFIPISQEPSAIIPPPPMFSSLPRRDSQSSGRSVLPPSVARRIGAHQPVIKNQTSNIPLPDNIFVPNVSDIGPLGASKEPQTILTQYPQQDSIYNAPIVQTEGSGLCNPYIQTTGTFPSQDVVNSSFFTQPTSTMDVPLQQNNPIESKVGSEAIKLPNVFSPYSEATKPVNIVNQNVNLNQPEKTEQILAPLFFSPANISQTTYNSPPQEGQTGSIAQSTVTPFHSTSTVPEPPKAIPEPPKLTGNLNYRMIKKRPQYYSGPIEGFGSISNNIKPTIQPVDATPFSGSLFHNDPLSVPPLSVDYNPPVIQNPSYDINSSIHLAGQSAVDPYLPQVKTHEQTDFNTAFDLSRPTTERYEQPPPPPPPSEPKGFGIIGSLKSKLSSIDINKIQNTVTTFFDPAYNESKIDQNNPTESSFHSISGNYQNFPPHESAALEVFVPNIENEYQQSNPYNYQLQTHQLYNNQQYYPKQEYFNPPQGYSNDFYSNYPSNTNLSTTDAYIPAAPINNDSVQPTNAQPLMGTAASCSPEYVQSGGNPQEKEKQTAIDDTQLVETAKSALDEFGITGNVVHSEKVVSNFNPVKITEKCDVEGIAVTDSLESNYGFPDKVIQPPQKSCKDVKPVNFNTDDKTLTSNSDIIKELQSVADSTLKKVFDCQTPVVVESALENDNYITSAAPDAALDPLKSFFDYPHPICPLATSKKDFIEVADCNPLANDSLKCFFNSPAPTASHGLELKNEFINQNTQSVISTSHVIQGLSESADFKGLCTVLKAKSENLQPPTPSTVQNALNETPLFSLFDQPPLLPPVPSFDLSKISSSSLPTSNNESAAIQNIENKMDNISLYDAVDNMAKFERRSSFFDKTMPIENDEKPLDSQTTDLNIWTEDKGADLTTQLIENITAPIQLAYPVDFPTAKTL; encoded by the exons ATGAACGAAACTTGTTCCAAAACGTTACCCTGGGGCACTCCGATCACGATATCACAAATTTTCCGTCCGGCGACGCCGCTTTCGCATCCACACAGCCGAGACAACTGTCCAATATAAATCAGTTGGAACAACAAAAACAATCGCAAAACGcaaatatcaaagaaaattatatgactTGTAAGTCTAAAGATAGCATCAAATCTGATGACGATTTTGACTTTAACGAATATTTTGTGAGGTTACAAGGCACTAGATACGTGAGCGCACCGATTAACAGTAACCTTAAAGAGGACCAAAACGCTAATCTCCAGGTTGAGGAGAATCTGGAGGAGATAAACCTCAACGAGCCGGATAAACTGGTCCAGGAGGACATCCAGAACAGCCTGACGGCTGATATAGCGCAAAACTTTTCGCAACTGCCAAGCGTTCTACCTCAGGTCGCGAGCGCCGTGTTCAGCTCTTTCTCGAATATGTTAAGCTTAAAGAACAAAGATCAAATATCTGATGATAGTAAGAATTGCCAACACGCACAACTTCAGGATATGACGGTCTCTGCACCAGGACCTGGACCCTCGGCTCCGAGTGCACCACCGCTGACGGAACCGCCCGTATCAA GTAACACATCAAATTACCGCATCACTACTAAGAAGAAGGTCTACGCACAGATACCTGGAATTATCTCCAGTGATAATAATGTACACACGTTCAGTATGCCGTCTGTCGGTCAAACGACGAACTATTTCACACCAGACATGAGTATCAAAGACGGGAAAGAAGGGGATGTGGCGGAAGAGGAAGTCGTAGATAGGAAGGAAGAAATGAAGGCTTACGATATGTTCAATGAAAATGCTCTTCAAACAGAACAGTTCTCTCACAGTATGAATTCTGACCAGCGTCAGGAAGGGATAAACATGAATGTATTCCATAATATGCCCATTCAACAGCgagaaactttaaatataaaagaaaatatgtataataagagTCACACAGAAACTGCGACTTCTGATACAGAAGCGTTAGGCCACacagaagaaataaatattcaggAAAATCTACAGGACACCATCAATAACTCGTTCAACAAATTTATTCCGATATCCCAAGAACCATCCGCAATAATTCCACCACCGCCAATGTTTAGTAGTTTACCGCGAAGAGACAGTCAATCATCAGGGAGATCTGTGCTCCCGCCGTCAGTAGCAAGGCGTATAGGCGCGCATCAGCCAGTAATCAAGAATCAAACCTCAAACATTCCTTTGcctgataatatttttgtcccAAACGTGTCTGATATTGGTCCGCTAGGTGCAAGTAAAGAACCACAAACCATTTTAACGCAATATCCGCAGCAAGATTCCATATACAACGCTCCAATAGTCCAAACAGAAGGTTCTGGACTTTGCAATCCGTATATCCAAACAACAGGAACGTTTCCTTCTCAGGACGTTGTTAATTCATCATTTTTCACACAACCAACAAGTACAATGGATGTTCCACTTCAACAAAATAATCCCATTGAATCAAAAGTAGGGTCAGAGGCCATTAAACTTCCTAATGTATTTAGTCCATACTCAGAAGCTACTAAACCCGTTAATATAGTAAACCAAAATGTAAATCTAAATCAACCCGAAAAGACTGAACAAATCTTAGCTCCACTATTCTTCAGCCCCGCAAATATATCGCAAACAACTTATAACTCCCCCCCACAAGAAGGCCAAACCGGGTCCATTGCACAAAGTACAGTAACTCCATTTCACAGCACGAGTACGGTCCCAGAGCCTCCAAAAGCGATCCCAGAACCACCAAAACTAACTGGCAACCTCAACTATAGAATGATCAAAAAAAGACCTCAGTATTATTCTGGTCCAATAGAAGGGTTTGGGAGCATtagtaataacataaaaccaaCCATACAGCCAGTTGACGCTACTCCTTTTTCGGGATCGCTGTTCCATAATGACCCCTTATCAGTTCCTCCATTGTCTGTAGATTACAATCCACCAGTCATCCAAAACCCGTCATACGACATAAACAGCTCGATACATTTAGCCGGGCAGTCAGCGGTCGATCCATATTTACCGCAAGTAAAAACTCACGAACAAACCGATTTTAATACGGCATTCGATTTAAGCAGACCGACTACAGAAAGATATGAACAACCCCCGCCCCCGCCCCCGCCCTCAGAACCGAAAGGATTCGGCATTATCGGATCGTTGAAGTCTAAACTCAGCTCGATCGATatcaacaaaatacaaaacaccGTAACCACATTCTTCGACCCCGCTTACAATGAATCGAAAATTGATCAAAACAACCCAACGGAATCTAGCTTCCATTCAATCTCTGGGAACTATCAGAACTTTCCACCTCACGAAAGCGCTGCTTTAGAAGTATTTGTACCCAACATAGAAAACGAATATCAGCAGTCAAATCCGTACAATTACCAACTACAGACCCACCAGCTGTACAACAATCAACAGTATTATCCCAAACAAGAGTATTTCAATCCACCCCAGGGTTACTCAAACGATTTCTACTCAAACTATCCGTCCAACACAAACTTATCAACAACAGATGCTTACATACCAGCGGCCCCGATTAATAACGATAGCGTTCAGCCCACAAACGCCCAACCATTGATGGGTACCGCCGCATCATGTAGTCCGGAATACGTTCAGTCTGGTGGAAATCCTCAAGAAAAGGAAAAACAGACAGCCATTGACGATACACAGCTAGTGGAAACTGCCAAAAGCGCACTTGACGAATTCGGAATAACAGGCAACGTTGTACATAGTGAAAAAGTCGTATCTAACTTTAATCCGGTAAAGATAACTGAAAAATGTGACGTCGAGGGAATAGCAGTTACTGACTCCCTTGAAAGCAATTACGGTTTCCCTGACAAAGTGATACAACCACCACAAAAATCGTGCAAGGATGTTAAACCTGTCAACTTTAACACGGATGATAAAACTTTGACGTCCAACAGTGACATCATAAAGGAATTACAATCCGTGGCTGATTCCACCCTGAAGAAAGTCTTCGACTGCCAAACGCCGGTCGTGGTGGAATCTGCTCTggaaaatgataattatataacatcagCCGCCCCTGATGCTGCTTTGGATCCCTTGAAATCCTTTTTCGACTACCCACATCCAATATGCCCACTGGCTACTTCTAAAAAGGACTTTATCGAAGTCGCTGATTGTAATCCATTGGCAAATGACTCGTTGAAATGCTTCTTCAATTCTCCAGCTCCAACAGCTAGTCATGGATTGGAATTaaagaatgaatttattaatcaaaatactCAAAGCGTAATAAGCACCAGTCACGTTATCCAAGGCCTTTCAGAATCAGCTGATTTCAAAGGCTTATGTACGGTATTAAAGGCTAAAAGTGAAAATCTTCAGCCCCCCACTCCGTCTACTGTTCAAAATGCTTTAAATGAGACTccattgttttcattatttgacCAACCACCTCTGCTACCCCCTGTGCCTTCATTCGATTTATCGAAGATATCCTCCTCATCTCTACCAACATCCAACAACGAATCAGCTGCTATAcaaaacatagaaaataaaatggataATATCTCTCTATACGATGCTGTCGATAATATGGCAAAGTTTGAACGAAGGTCGAGCTTCTTTGACAAAACTATGCCAATAGAAAATGATGAAAAACCGCTCGATAGTCAAACCACTGATCTCAATATTTGGACCGAGGATAAGGGAGCGGATTTAACCACACAGTTAATTGAGAACATTACCGCGCCTATACAGTTAGCATATCCGGTTGACTTCCCGACTGCT AAGACATTATAG